Proteins from one Shewanella pealeana ATCC 700345 genomic window:
- a CDS encoding integrase codes for MSDLNKIISTIINVSNDIVVKELSTSDINELSRLVLWDKTPDEKPMTFGGNYFRQSTKEKGLVIDTSSLMFDYELKTMMIAALHLGTVKGGTPYKWKTVVSRVRTLKSFCSFLQTKGYKSFRELNKSPELKLRNLITDFLNAPKSKGGMEQGKHTSAAKTVREGLTFLYTYGLVNSSLLAPLVDELTISKITKHEEQHRLKHSIIPTGVMKSVIESSTDYINNVKSNIGLFIEPHTKANKRIEGNNCSNPGSIIAASCRNFDNELGLGYNLVRDLNLHVYTLVLAFTGMRDNEVYALKNNSHSQRVETGETVFTIKSQLSKTTEGTIELDWVANEIVFEAVDLLSKVNEIYRERARLMLEHHMHKMPKGHLDRYEKGLKDNRLFGIQHTKNTARFVQASRASDANSGISMSKHSFQVTAIDIEQLEKMNCNYQSVSQLSGKRGLKYKVGDLFNLTSHQFRHTFAWFIIANRLGDLDDIKYQFKHLNSVMTFVYSERGYESLSELRTCIEYFEELTNKQAIEDIVESAKQKQVAGGGGDRLSKFLAKLNVNQSQVIYTTAQQPHFNSTQELIDFATRHSDSVRGLPHGYCTKGAGCKIKNASDPSHCLYCDTYYATPKHLPYWKAIKYSCEQKIARINTLPDTSRYQSFLTGLEDNLNAANEIINNLTSTTPINEQTTVES; via the coding sequence ATGTCCGATCTCAATAAAATAATCTCAACCATCATAAATGTCAGCAACGATATCGTGGTAAAGGAATTATCTACCAGTGATATTAACGAACTATCTCGGCTTGTATTGTGGGACAAAACACCAGACGAAAAGCCGATGACATTTGGTGGAAACTACTTTAGACAGTCAACCAAGGAGAAAGGACTTGTAATTGATACAAGCTCACTAATGTTCGACTACGAACTTAAGACAATGATGATTGCAGCATTACACCTTGGAACAGTAAAAGGCGGCACACCGTATAAATGGAAGACAGTTGTCAGTCGGGTTCGCACATTAAAATCTTTTTGCTCTTTCTTGCAGACAAAAGGTTACAAGTCTTTTAGAGAGTTAAACAAGTCACCAGAGTTGAAACTTCGGAATTTAATCACGGACTTTTTGAACGCTCCTAAATCAAAAGGTGGTATGGAGCAGGGGAAGCACACCTCAGCTGCTAAGACCGTCCGTGAGGGATTAACCTTTCTGTATACATATGGTTTGGTAAATAGCTCACTACTGGCTCCATTGGTCGATGAACTCACCATTTCTAAAATCACGAAACATGAAGAACAACACCGTTTAAAGCATTCCATCATTCCAACAGGGGTGATGAAGTCAGTGATTGAGTCATCAACCGACTACATAAACAACGTTAAGTCCAACATTGGCTTATTCATAGAACCACATACAAAAGCCAACAAAAGAATTGAAGGAAATAATTGCAGCAATCCTGGCAGTATCATTGCGGCGTCCTGCCGTAATTTTGATAATGAACTAGGTTTAGGCTACAACTTAGTACGAGACCTAAACCTCCATGTCTACACATTGGTATTAGCGTTTACTGGTATGCGTGATAACGAAGTCTATGCGCTAAAAAACAACAGCCACTCGCAACGAGTAGAAACTGGCGAAACCGTATTCACCATCAAAAGTCAACTATCAAAAACTACCGAGGGAACGATTGAGCTGGATTGGGTTGCAAATGAAATCGTGTTTGAAGCGGTAGACTTACTGAGTAAGGTTAACGAGATTTACAGGGAGCGCGCTAGATTGATGCTTGAGCACCATATGCACAAGATGCCTAAAGGTCATTTAGACCGATATGAAAAAGGACTTAAAGACAACCGGTTGTTTGGCATACAACACACTAAAAATACCGCCAGATTTGTGCAGGCTTCCAGAGCGTCGGACGCTAACAGTGGTATCTCTATGAGCAAACATTCATTTCAGGTGACAGCTATTGACATCGAGCAGCTTGAAAAAATGAACTGCAACTACCAATCAGTTAGCCAGCTGAGTGGCAAACGAGGCTTAAAATATAAAGTTGGTGATTTATTTAACTTAACATCGCATCAATTTAGACATACTTTTGCTTGGTTTATTATCGCCAACCGATTAGGTGATTTAGATGACATTAAATACCAGTTTAAGCACCTTAACTCTGTAATGACGTTTGTTTATTCTGAGCGTGGTTATGAATCCCTTAGTGAGCTTAGAACGTGCATTGAATACTTTGAGGAGCTAACCAACAAACAGGCCATTGAAGACATTGTAGAGTCTGCCAAACAAAAACAGGTAGCAGGAGGAGGTGGTGATAGGCTTTCCAAGTTCCTTGCTAAGTTAAACGTTAATCAATCACAGGTCATTTATACAACGGCCCAACAACCACATTTCAATAGCACTCAGGAGTTAATTGATTTTGCCACTCGCCACAGTGATAGTGTGAGAGGTTTGCCGCATGGCTATTGCACTAAAGGCGCAGGGTGTAAAATAAAGAATGCGTCTGATCCCTCACATTGTTTGTATTGTGATACATACTATGCCACCCCCAAACACTTGCCCTATTGGAAAGCGATTAAGTATAGCTGTGAGCAAAAGATAGCGCGTATTAATACCTTACCTGACACTTCGCGCTACCAGTCCTTCTTAACAGGCTTAGAAGACAACCTTAACGCTGCTAATGAAATCATAAATAACCTTACTTCCACCACACCAATTAACGAGCAAACAACCGTAGAGAGCTAA
- a CDS encoding FKBP-type peptidyl-prolyl cis-trans isomerase: MSIKDDSVVQFNYTLRDEQGEVLETNDGLEPIAYLHGHDNMMHGVEDALTGKDVGAKFSVTLPASQTYGERNEDAEQRVSVKHLQGASVWKPGMRALINTDQGQRQVTIVKMGKFMATVDVNHPLAGRELTFDLEVMDVRDATSEEIAHGHAHGKGGHQH; the protein is encoded by the coding sequence ATGAGCATTAAAGATGATTCAGTTGTGCAGTTTAACTACACATTACGTGATGAGCAGGGCGAAGTTTTAGAAACCAATGACGGTTTAGAGCCAATCGCCTACCTTCATGGCCATGACAACATGATGCATGGTGTTGAAGATGCACTTACCGGTAAAGACGTTGGTGCTAAATTCTCTGTAACTTTGCCAGCGAGCCAAACTTATGGTGAGCGTAATGAAGACGCCGAACAACGCGTTTCGGTAAAGCATCTTCAAGGTGCTAGTGTATGGAAACCTGGTATGCGCGCATTGATCAACACAGATCAAGGTCAGCGCCAAGTCACTATCGTAAAGATGGGGAAGTTTATGGCAACTGTGGATGTTAACCATCCACTGGCAGGCCGTGAATTAACCTTCGATCTTGAAGTGATGGACGTCCGTGATGCGACTAGTGAAGAGATTGCCCATGGTCATGCCCACGGTAAAGGTGGACACCAACACTAA
- a CDS encoding mechanosensitive ion channel family protein, with translation MIQNSLRLRWIKRGNSQSASLLRPLANFTRVMLVALAVLIWLEHLGFDASTILAGLGIGGIAVALASKQSIENFIGTITLYSSAPIKVGNIGRFGSITGTVEEIGLRCTRIRTIDRSVINVPNARLSEMDIENISEREKIRLKTDIRLDYQTSTEQIHHIIDDIRCLLEQHDKVEESPLRVTFKGFGLYGLQLNVFAYIGTTDFAEFQLVSEELHFGIMNVVSKHGSRIVPVVPVAATQA, from the coding sequence GTGATCCAAAATAGCTTACGTTTGCGTTGGATCAAGCGTGGTAATAGCCAGAGCGCATCTTTATTAAGGCCGCTTGCTAACTTTACCCGAGTGATGCTGGTGGCTTTAGCGGTACTCATTTGGCTAGAACATTTAGGCTTTGATGCCTCAACTATCCTCGCGGGATTAGGCATTGGTGGTATAGCGGTCGCTTTGGCTTCAAAACAGTCGATAGAAAATTTTATTGGTACCATCACTCTCTATTCATCGGCTCCGATTAAGGTGGGTAATATTGGTCGCTTTGGCAGTATAACTGGCACTGTGGAGGAGATAGGGCTTCGTTGTACCCGTATTAGAACCATCGACCGTTCGGTAATCAATGTGCCAAATGCGAGGCTATCAGAGATGGATATTGAAAATATTTCTGAGCGAGAAAAGATCCGTTTGAAAACAGATATTCGCCTCGATTACCAGACCAGTACTGAGCAAATTCACCATATCATCGATGACATACGCTGCTTGCTAGAGCAGCACGATAAGGTCGAGGAAAGCCCTCTCAGAGTAACTTTTAAGGGTTTTGGTTTATATGGCTTACAACTTAATGTGTTTGCCTATATTGGCACAACAGATTTTGCAGAGTTTCAGTTGGTATCGGAAGAGTTACATTTTGGCATTATGAATGTGGTGAGTAAGCATGGCTCACGTATCGTTCCCGTGGTACCAGTTGCTGCAACACAAGCTTAG
- a CDS encoding lytic murein transglycosylase: MLKSIPLATALILSTSAAYAADEQPNWASCVAELQQTAKAEGLSQQTIETTLANVKYVPRVIELDQKQPEFSTSFENYFSKRVTDWRVEQGRKLYSEHKVLLQKLAKEYGVPPQYLLAFWGLETNFGSYKGKMSVLDSLATLACDPRRSRYFTTELMQALKLKERYNFDEADMVGSWAGAMGHTQFMPSAYAKYAVDGNGDGKADLWNSTEDALTSAANFLQNLGWKRNERWGREVTLPENFSYAHLGKAESQPLTRWAELGITQTNGAPLSTPDMQAALYLPSGHTGPAFLGYDNFDVIMRWNRSTFYAIAVGHLADRINGAVALKVTPPKMPNLSRARVKELQNQLNHLGYDVGKADGILGSKSVKGLQSFQKSQGLVADGYPDEATFKALKVK; this comes from the coding sequence TTGTTAAAATCAATCCCCCTGGCTACAGCGCTAATCCTATCTACTTCTGCTGCTTATGCGGCAGACGAGCAGCCTAATTGGGCTAGCTGCGTGGCCGAGCTACAACAAACGGCAAAAGCAGAAGGTCTATCTCAACAGACCATAGAGACCACGTTGGCCAATGTTAAGTACGTGCCGAGAGTGATTGAACTCGATCAAAAACAACCTGAATTTAGCACGTCTTTTGAAAATTATTTTAGTAAGCGGGTAACAGATTGGCGAGTGGAGCAGGGGCGTAAGCTCTATAGTGAGCACAAAGTATTGTTACAAAAACTGGCAAAAGAATATGGCGTGCCGCCTCAGTACCTGCTTGCATTCTGGGGACTAGAAACTAATTTTGGCTCTTATAAGGGCAAGATGTCGGTATTAGATTCATTGGCAACCTTGGCTTGCGATCCAAGGCGCAGTCGTTATTTCACCACTGAGTTGATGCAAGCATTAAAGCTTAAAGAGCGATACAACTTTGATGAAGCTGATATGGTCGGGTCTTGGGCTGGTGCCATGGGACACACTCAATTTATGCCGTCGGCCTATGCAAAATACGCTGTGGATGGCAATGGTGATGGTAAAGCAGACCTGTGGAACAGTACCGAAGATGCTTTAACCTCTGCGGCTAACTTCTTACAAAATCTAGGTTGGAAACGCAATGAACGTTGGGGGCGAGAAGTCACCTTACCGGAAAACTTCTCATACGCGCACTTAGGCAAAGCCGAGTCTCAGCCGCTTACTCGTTGGGCAGAGCTGGGGATCACACAAACCAATGGTGCACCGTTAAGTACGCCAGATATGCAAGCTGCACTTTACCTGCCGTCGGGTCATACGGGCCCCGCATTTTTAGGTTATGACAACTTTGATGTGATCATGCGCTGGAATCGCTCAACCTTTTACGCCATCGCAGTAGGTCACCTTGCCGACAGAATCAATGGCGCTGTAGCGCTAAAAGTGACACCACCTAAGATGCCAAACTTGAGTCGTGCTCGAGTTAAAGAGCTGCAAAACCAGCTGAACCATTTAGGTTATGATGTGGGTAAGGCCGATGGCATTTTGGGCTCAAAGTCGGTTAAAGGCTTACAGAGCTTCCAAAAGAGTCAGGGGCTTGTTGCCGACGGCTACCCGGATGAAGCGACGTTTAAGGCGCTAAAGGTTAAGTAA
- a CDS encoding chemotaxis protein CheV, whose amino-acid sequence MAQMLESVDQRTKLVGENRLELLLFRISATQLFAINVFKVKEVVKVPALSAMPGSHSSIIGVANLRGSSIPVIDLRKAIGFRPSVIQPESNLIVTEYNRSVQGFLVDKVEHIVNLTWGDIMPPPKTVGRDNYLTAITRIEYQDKQELVSIIDVEKVLAEIIHYDIRLSDGVLDERLLPLMLGRKVLIVDDSATARRQVRETLEQLGLEVVEATDGLMALNQLKRWCDEGKVITDHILMLITDAEMPEMDGYKLTHEIRSDKRMSDLFITLNTSLSGSFNNAMVEKVGCDRFISKFQPDLLVEVVQDKLRETLTS is encoded by the coding sequence ATGGCTCAAATGTTGGAAAGCGTTGATCAACGTACCAAGCTCGTTGGTGAAAACCGACTTGAGCTATTACTGTTTAGGATTAGCGCCACTCAGCTTTTTGCGATTAATGTTTTTAAGGTCAAAGAAGTGGTCAAGGTTCCGGCATTAAGCGCAATGCCAGGTAGCCACAGTAGTATCATCGGGGTGGCTAATTTACGAGGAAGCTCCATACCTGTTATCGATCTACGTAAGGCGATAGGGTTTAGACCGTCAGTCATTCAACCAGAGAGTAACCTGATTGTGACTGAATATAACCGTTCAGTACAAGGTTTCTTAGTCGATAAAGTGGAGCATATCGTTAACTTAACCTGGGGCGATATTATGCCTCCACCAAAAACGGTGGGCCGGGATAATTACCTAACCGCAATTACTCGCATCGAATACCAAGATAAACAGGAGTTGGTATCAATTATCGATGTGGAAAAAGTGCTCGCCGAGATCATACATTACGATATTAGGTTGTCAGATGGGGTGCTAGACGAGCGGCTCTTACCTTTGATGCTTGGACGTAAGGTGTTAATTGTCGATGATTCGGCGACCGCTAGACGCCAAGTGCGTGAAACCCTTGAGCAGCTAGGATTAGAGGTCGTAGAAGCCACCGATGGGCTTATGGCATTGAATCAGCTCAAGCGATGGTGTGATGAAGGTAAAGTGATAACCGATCACATTTTAATGCTGATCACCGATGCTGAGATGCCTGAGATGGACGGGTATAAGCTTACACATGAGATACGTAGCGATAAACGTATGTCAGATCTGTTTATTACCTTAAACACTTCATTAAGCGGCAGCTTCAATAACGCTATGGTTGAAAAGGTAGGTTGTGATCGTTTTATCTCTAAATTTCAGCCAGATTTACTAGTCGAAGTGGTGCAAGATAAATTAAGAGAAACGCTAACCAGTTAG
- a CDS encoding tyrosine-type recombinase/integrase yields MISIIQTKLNLGSLPSFDGELLDIAGEYQIRNINHQRHHEVDKFPLLFSDTRLKDCLEINLFLEYRYKGKFLRPSRGGHKNLLGGVTVKTIKSIANSLKVFLVWLEAAGLEWKDLYAVSASEKAKEWLLPYRFRTHLIDRIKNNELSLDTANLYISHVRQLYEWAWRTRRIEKLPFKYTDKVIRKKRSNSEFDLIFASFSYDRGMVVQTNDLTIPKKHRQKKMVLNDGLSPYSQKELKDFYSTNHMQSESRRLWADLALLCGLRAFEVVLLKESEIVDTALDDTKVYSVDVLGKFNKHRQILVPRSLMSRLWNYRNSPERLKRSAKWGANQNAEIDKPLFINRSGNILNEGSITNITSNAAKELLTSKIEFYRSFHDLRSTFATSLARFLLEKDLPLGFIQYRLMTLLGHSKFSTTEKYIDLARTITYDKRMKSWVEDVFGGLEQELSVEVTELEIGVR; encoded by the coding sequence ATGATCTCTATTATTCAAACAAAGCTTAACTTAGGCTCACTGCCATCGTTTGATGGGGAGTTACTGGATATTGCAGGCGAGTATCAGATCCGAAATATTAACCACCAACGCCACCATGAGGTCGATAAATTCCCATTACTATTCAGTGATACACGATTAAAAGATTGTTTAGAAATAAACCTGTTCCTTGAGTATCGTTACAAAGGCAAGTTTCTTCGCCCCTCTAGAGGAGGTCATAAGAACCTCTTAGGAGGTGTAACGGTAAAAACAATTAAAAGCATTGCCAACTCGCTTAAAGTTTTTCTGGTGTGGCTAGAGGCCGCAGGATTAGAGTGGAAAGACCTATATGCTGTCTCAGCATCAGAGAAAGCAAAAGAGTGGTTACTGCCTTATCGCTTTCGCACCCACTTGATTGACCGAATCAAGAATAATGAGCTATCGCTCGATACCGCAAATTTGTACATATCTCATGTTAGACAATTGTATGAATGGGCTTGGCGAACACGTCGAATTGAAAAACTGCCATTTAAATATACCGACAAGGTGATTAGGAAAAAACGCTCTAACTCAGAGTTTGATTTGATATTCGCATCCTTTAGTTATGACAGAGGGATGGTAGTTCAAACTAATGACTTAACTATTCCTAAAAAGCATCGACAAAAGAAAATGGTGTTGAACGATGGACTTTCCCCGTATAGCCAAAAAGAGTTAAAGGATTTCTACTCTACAAACCACATGCAATCAGAGTCCCGCAGACTATGGGCAGATTTAGCGTTGTTGTGTGGGTTACGAGCTTTTGAAGTGGTACTTTTAAAGGAGTCTGAAATTGTTGATACAGCCTTGGACGATACCAAAGTTTACAGCGTTGATGTACTTGGCAAGTTTAATAAGCATAGACAGATACTTGTACCACGTTCTTTGATGTCGAGACTCTGGAACTACAGGAACTCACCAGAAAGACTAAAGCGCTCTGCCAAATGGGGGGCAAACCAGAATGCAGAAATAGACAAACCTCTTTTCATTAACCGTTCTGGCAATATCCTAAATGAAGGGTCGATCACTAATATTACGTCCAACGCTGCGAAAGAATTACTCACCAGTAAAATTGAGTTTTATAGGTCGTTTCATGATCTGCGCTCAACTTTTGCTACCTCATTAGCGCGTTTTTTGTTGGAGAAAGATTTACCCCTTGGATTCATCCAATACAGGCTTATGACTTTATTGGGTCACTCTAAGTTTTCGACTACTGAGAAATACATCGATCTGGCACGAACCATTACTTATGACAAGCGCATGAAATCTTGGGTTGAGGATGTGTTTGGAGGTTTAGAGCAAGAGTTAAGCGTTGAAGTAACTGAGCTAGAGATAGGAGTTCGATAG
- a CDS encoding alpha/beta hydrolase, whose product MSAIQLERITIEPTQEAKACVIWLHGLGDSGAGFAPVVPALGLGSDHGIRFIFPHAPEQAVTINGGYVMRAWYDIKSMDLHDRADKKGVEQSEKQIIALIEEQVALGIPTENIVLAGFSQGGVMSLYTGLRLPYKLAGIMALSCYLPSGDSLPNGLSDVNRDTPILQHHGIDDDVVPVDAGKMAYELLQGAGFNTQWKTYNMPHSVLPQQLQDISAWLQQVLANGK is encoded by the coding sequence ATGTCTGCCATTCAATTAGAACGTATTACCATTGAGCCCACTCAAGAGGCTAAAGCCTGTGTTATTTGGCTTCATGGTCTAGGTGACTCCGGCGCAGGCTTTGCTCCTGTAGTGCCAGCATTAGGCTTAGGTTCAGATCATGGCATCCGCTTTATATTCCCTCATGCGCCAGAGCAAGCGGTGACCATTAATGGTGGCTATGTCATGCGTGCTTGGTACGACATCAAGAGTATGGATCTACATGATCGAGCAGACAAAAAAGGTGTAGAGCAGAGCGAGAAGCAGATCATCGCACTGATTGAAGAGCAAGTAGCGCTTGGGATCCCAACAGAAAATATCGTATTAGCAGGTTTTAGCCAAGGTGGTGTGATGAGCCTCTATACTGGGCTTAGACTGCCATACAAACTTGCAGGGATCATGGCGCTGTCTTGTTACCTTCCAAGCGGTGACTCATTACCTAATGGGCTTTCAGATGTGAATCGTGACACGCCGATTTTACAGCATCACGGCATTGATGATGATGTAGTTCCGGTTGATGCAGGTAAAATGGCTTACGAGTTACTGCAAGGCGCAGGGTTTAATACCCAATGGAAAACTTACAATATGCCTCACAGTGTTTTGCCTCAGCAGCTACAAGATATCTCTGCTTGGTTACAGCAAGTACTGGCAAACGGTAAGTAG
- a CDS encoding DUF3389 family protein, with protein sequence MIVQFSAGKLIVTPFEVQVRLDNGCQLYAMVDDIKFHLDALMLVADAGAVRWNIRLDSIEQLQDIKDELGIA encoded by the coding sequence ATGATTGTTCAATTTTCTGCTGGAAAACTCATTGTTACTCCATTTGAAGTACAGGTACGTCTGGATAATGGTTGCCAATTATATGCCATGGTAGATGACATCAAGTTTCATCTAGATGCGCTTATGTTAGTGGCCGATGCTGGCGCAGTGCGCTGGAATATTAGGCTCGACTCGATAGAGCAGTTACAAGATATCAAAGATGAACTGGGTATTGCTTAA
- a CDS encoding DUF2750 domain-containing protein: MTEMTPTLESFINNVKQSQVVWGLQDETGEGWVVCDSSEFEATDVMPLWSEEAQAKSHCTDEWDGYQAIAITLEEFLEFWVSDLNDDGVLIGVDWVADQDCQEVDPIVLATSLVGVEKE; encoded by the coding sequence ATGACTGAAATGACTCCTACATTAGAAAGTTTCATCAACAACGTAAAACAATCCCAAGTTGTTTGGGGTCTTCAAGATGAGACTGGTGAAGGCTGGGTTGTCTGCGACTCTTCTGAGTTTGAGGCTACCGATGTAATGCCTTTGTGGTCTGAAGAAGCACAAGCTAAGAGCCATTGCACCGATGAGTGGGACGGTTACCAGGCGATTGCTATCACTCTAGAAGAGTTTCTAGAGTTCTGGGTTAGCGATCTTAACGATGATGGCGTACTGATTGGCGTAGATTGGGTTGCCGATCAAGACTGTCAAGAAGTAGACCCTATCGTACTAGCAACGTCACTAGTGGGTGTTGAAAAAGAATAA